A stretch of the Sulfolobus acidocaldarius SUSAZ genome encodes the following:
- a CDS encoding amidohydrolase codes for MIVIEYKSGRREEIPVIDYHAHIWKADESNWLRPELAKGWISCFYDYQTALTPDEYRMDFETFEYYGHEKFIEDVMINGYVDVAITQPQYLLYFYKKPFGNTEEFGKLAVENPYRFVIGTRFDPRDGEEGKRQLEEDVRKYRVKPWQMRHVKLYTAEWKEVDGKLSRGWRLDSKEAYEFLEFSKSLGINIFVAHKGPTVWPLDKDSFDVKDVDAVASSFPELKFVVTHVGLPRLDDFCWIATQEKNVYGGLAVASAFIRKRPKYFASIIGELLFWLGEDRVLWGSDYAIWNPKWLIEDFMKFELPEEIKREYGVELTINTKKKLLYQNASKLWGIPIEEVMRREDEITRRRNLLHVKMEG; via the coding sequence TTGATTGTAATTGAGTATAAAAGTGGTAGAAGGGAGGAAATTCCTGTAATAGACTACCACGCTCATATTTGGAAAGCTGACGAAAGTAACTGGTTAAGACCAGAGCTAGCAAAGGGTTGGATAAGTTGTTTTTATGATTATCAGACCGCCTTAACCCCTGATGAGTATAGAATGGATTTCGAGACCTTTGAGTACTATGGTCATGAGAAGTTCATTGAGGACGTAATGATAAATGGATATGTTGACGTTGCAATAACTCAACCTCAATATCTACTTTACTTTTATAAGAAACCTTTCGGGAACACAGAGGAATTTGGTAAATTAGCAGTAGAGAATCCATATCGTTTCGTTATAGGTACTAGATTTGACCCAAGGGATGGGGAGGAAGGAAAGAGACAATTGGAGGAAGATGTTAGGAAGTACAGGGTCAAACCATGGCAAATGAGACATGTTAAGTTGTATACAGCTGAATGGAAAGAGGTTGACGGAAAGCTATCAAGGGGGTGGAGACTAGACTCAAAGGAGGCTTATGAATTCCTTGAGTTCAGTAAATCTTTAGGTATAAACATCTTCGTCGCCCATAAGGGTCCCACAGTTTGGCCATTAGACAAAGACTCATTTGACGTAAAGGATGTAGACGCAGTAGCCTCATCGTTCCCTGAACTTAAGTTTGTTGTAACTCATGTTGGACTACCTAGACTAGACGACTTTTGCTGGATAGCAACACAAGAGAAGAACGTATATGGAGGATTAGCAGTAGCCTCAGCTTTCATAAGGAAAAGACCCAAATATTTCGCTAGTATTATTGGGGAGTTGTTGTTCTGGTTGGGAGAAGACAGGGTTTTGTGGGGTAGTGATTATGCTATTTGGAACCCTAAATGGCTAATAGAGGACTTCATGAAATTTGAATTACCAGAGGAGATCAAGAGGGAGTATGGCGTTGAGTTAACAATCAACACCAAGAAGAAGCTACTATACCAGAATGCCTCAAAACTATGGGGTATACCTATAGAGGAAGTAATGAGAAGGGAAGATGAGATAACGAGGAGGAGGAACTTACTTCATGTAAAGATGGAGGGGTAA
- a CDS encoding metal-sulfur cluster biosynthetic enzyme: protein MYKMKFLKGYYEDDKGNLHLIISPPTFWCPPLFLYIMLEEIRNRLPDAIIEVRDHHDSKKLSECINNGLKFHECYSNESLNGDEYDKVKRSFEEKRSNKYGKLVQLSLNMNGELCKLIAEAKER, encoded by the coding sequence ATGTATAAGATGAAATTCCTAAAGGGATATTATGAAGACGATAAGGGAAACTTACACCTGATAATATCTCCTCCCACCTTTTGGTGCCCCCCACTTTTCCTCTACATTATGTTAGAGGAGATTAGAAATAGACTACCTGACGCTATCATTGAGGTTAGGGACCATCATGACTCTAAGAAACTCTCAGAATGTATTAATAACGGTCTTAAGTTTCATGAGTGTTACAGTAACGAATCACTGAATGGTGATGAATACGATAAAGTTAAGAGGTCATTTGAGGAGAAGAGGAGTAATAAATACGGTAAATTGGTACAACTTTCTTTAAATATGAATGGAGAATTATGTAAATTAATAGCTGAGGCGAAGGAAAGATGA
- a CDS encoding molecular chaperone GroES has translation MKAVRIHEYNKPLKLDDVPEPKISSPYDIIVKIKGAGVCRTDLHIQEGVWKDIFNPKLPFTIGHENVGVVEAKGDNVDWLNVGDQVILHPYTTCRRCKACRSGNDMHCPNGKFPGLDGTDGGYAEYLRTSAYSAIIVPKGVDLISMAPLADAGLTAYHAVKKVSKELTPGTFLVIIGVGGLGHIGIQVAKAITSAKIIAVDLDEDKLKMAKELGADYIVNGKDAIQEIIKITDNVGADVVIDFVGEHNTPKDAVSMIKKGGIYSIVGYGGEFRDPTVDFISREISVLGNLVGTYNELSELVQLYVEGKVKVRVKTFSLDEANKALEELSKGLIPGRGILKP, from the coding sequence ATGAAAGCTGTGAGAATTCATGAGTATAACAAACCATTAAAGTTAGATGATGTACCTGAACCTAAGATATCTTCACCTTACGACATAATTGTTAAGATTAAGGGAGCAGGAGTTTGCAGAACTGACCTACACATTCAAGAGGGAGTTTGGAAGGACATATTCAATCCAAAACTTCCTTTCACGATAGGTCATGAGAACGTGGGAGTTGTGGAGGCTAAAGGAGATAATGTAGACTGGTTGAACGTCGGAGACCAGGTAATTCTGCATCCCTATACAACATGTAGGAGATGTAAAGCTTGCAGGTCTGGGAATGATATGCATTGCCCCAATGGAAAATTTCCTGGTTTGGACGGCACTGATGGGGGATATGCTGAATACTTGAGAACATCAGCCTACTCAGCAATAATAGTACCTAAGGGTGTCGACCTAATATCAATGGCTCCACTTGCAGATGCAGGCTTAACAGCTTACCACGCAGTTAAGAAGGTGTCTAAGGAACTTACCCCAGGTACATTTTTAGTAATAATTGGCGTAGGTGGTCTGGGACACATAGGAATTCAAGTTGCTAAAGCAATCACGTCAGCTAAAATTATAGCAGTAGATCTGGATGAGGATAAACTCAAGATGGCTAAGGAGTTAGGAGCTGACTACATAGTTAATGGCAAGGACGCTATTCAGGAGATAATAAAGATCACCGATAACGTGGGAGCCGATGTGGTCATTGACTTTGTTGGAGAGCACAATACGCCCAAAGACGCTGTGTCCATGATTAAGAAGGGAGGTATTTACTCGATAGTGGGATATGGTGGTGAATTTAGAGATCCAACTGTAGACTTCATCAGCAGGGAAATAAGCGTGTTAGGGAATTTAGTGGGAACCTATAACGAGTTAAGTGAATTGGTCCAATTATACGTGGAAGGTAAAGTGAAAGTAAGAGTTAAAACTTTCTCCCTAGATGAAGCAAATAAAGCCTTAGAGGAGTTAAGTAAAGGTTTAATTCCAGGGAGAGGTATCCTGAAGCCATAA
- a CDS encoding permease, translated as MSKEDRLTANHIKLIIFNVISYTFLVYNASSVIAYTSQNLAQEIFHGLYPFSVIGIYTSLVLSYGLRIAGASLLGPLSDKLGRRVATIIGGIGSSTATALIGFLPPYTSIGIFSIILYFLLVSIQGLFTGPLSAGVQVIGVENLPERHRGWFSGIGIAVSGTAYLVAVGLSLISGSNWRFLFWGSLIMVPISLLAPESSRFRKLKEKVKSPRKIILEKYGNYLKFAFLLSFLWASVNFVIGIILPTFLSFVNNFTESEIREVILVYSLVSIVSAFVGGELSEIFGRKRLSLVGGTLGILVSPTYFLIASLNSLYYVILYISLLTFLGFLGAGGILALVNESFPTNVRGTGVSMSWNMGFFGATLVALTVVSPSSYFNVLPLGEFLALLILGSSIIAVSLFAMETRGMIDKEK; from the coding sequence ATGTCTAAAGAGGACAGACTTACAGCGAACCACATAAAACTGATCATATTTAACGTTATAAGTTACACATTTCTAGTGTATAACGCAAGCAGTGTTATAGCATACACTTCCCAAAATCTCGCTCAAGAGATCTTTCATGGTCTCTATCCGTTTTCAGTTATAGGAATTTACACAAGCTTAGTCCTATCCTATGGCCTCAGAATTGCCGGAGCTAGCCTATTAGGACCACTATCAGACAAGCTTGGAAGAAGAGTTGCTACAATTATAGGTGGAATTGGCTCCTCTACTGCAACAGCCCTAATCGGGTTTCTTCCTCCTTATACTTCTATAGGAATATTTTCAATCATTTTGTACTTCCTACTGGTTTCAATTCAAGGTTTATTCACAGGACCATTAAGTGCAGGAGTTCAGGTGATAGGTGTGGAAAACTTACCTGAGAGGCACAGAGGTTGGTTTAGTGGTATAGGAATTGCAGTTAGTGGTACGGCATATTTAGTTGCAGTAGGTCTCTCACTTATATCAGGGAGTAATTGGAGGTTTCTATTCTGGGGATCCTTAATCATGGTCCCCATATCCCTTTTAGCTCCAGAGTCGTCTAGGTTCAGGAAATTAAAGGAAAAAGTGAAAAGCCCTAGGAAGATTATCCTGGAGAAATATGGTAATTATCTGAAGTTTGCGTTTCTACTAAGTTTTCTGTGGGCTAGTGTTAACTTTGTCATAGGCATAATACTCCCCACATTTTTGTCCTTCGTCAATAACTTTACAGAGAGTGAAATTAGGGAGGTCATACTAGTATATTCACTAGTTAGTATAGTATCTGCCTTTGTAGGAGGAGAATTAAGTGAAATCTTTGGTAGAAAAAGACTTTCACTGGTGGGAGGAACTCTTGGAATCCTGGTTAGCCCGACTTACTTCCTCATAGCCTCATTAAATAGTTTGTATTATGTTATTTTATATATTAGTTTGTTAACATTTTTGGGTTTTTTAGGAGCGGGAGGTATACTGGCACTTGTTAACGAGAGTTTTCCTACTAATGTGAGAGGAACAGGAGTATCCATGAGTTGGAATATGGGTTTCTTTGGTGCTACTCTAGTAGCGTTGACTGTTGTATCACCGTCTTCTTACTTTAATGTTTTACCATTGGGAGAATTTCTCGCACTTCTAATTTTGGGCTCATCCATAATTGCGGTCAGTTTATTTGCGATGGAGACAAGGGGCATGATAGATAAGGAAAAATAA
- a CDS encoding peptidase S58 DmpA — MSVEGILVGGYTDEKAKSGLTVIVTEGDNVAGISQRGGSPATLNTDLLRPGHRQDQSVNAIALTGRSVFGFKAVQGVVQELFNKKVGFKIVNLRIPIVSAAAIYDLYENSILPTEEWGFKALESLSTEIPIGRYWAGRGGTVGKVVGLKYAKPGGQGYHELKKGNIKVGVIAVLNSVGNIYDESGKLIAGNEFTSIDENTLGTTLGVVITNAKLSNSDACRLASIVENGFSSVIRPYNLSLDGDTVFAIATNRVEVKFDELNAMAYEAARKSVISVYSEGQ, encoded by the coding sequence ATTAGCGTTGAGGGAATTCTTGTTGGTGGTTACACCGATGAAAAAGCTAAATCAGGTTTAACTGTCATAGTCACTGAAGGGGATAACGTAGCCGGTATATCACAAAGAGGGGGCTCACCAGCTACTTTGAACACTGATCTTTTGAGACCAGGTCATAGACAAGATCAATCAGTTAATGCCATTGCCCTAACTGGAAGGAGTGTATTTGGATTTAAGGCTGTACAAGGTGTTGTTCAAGAGCTATTTAATAAAAAAGTGGGGTTTAAGATAGTAAATCTACGAATTCCCATAGTGTCAGCAGCTGCAATATATGACCTATATGAAAATTCTATCCTTCCAACAGAGGAGTGGGGATTCAAGGCTCTCGAATCACTATCAACTGAGATTCCCATAGGAAGATATTGGGCAGGAAGAGGAGGTACAGTAGGTAAGGTAGTTGGTCTAAAATATGCTAAACCTGGAGGTCAGGGTTACCACGAGCTTAAAAAGGGGAATATCAAAGTCGGAGTTATCGCTGTACTTAATAGTGTAGGCAATATATATGACGAGAGTGGAAAATTAATCGCTGGAAATGAATTCACATCTATAGACGAAAATACTTTGGGGACAACTTTAGGAGTGGTAATTACAAATGCTAAACTATCGAACTCTGACGCCTGTAGATTAGCTAGCATAGTTGAGAATGGCTTTTCCTCGGTTATAAGACCATATAACCTCTCCTTGGATGGTGATACTGTTTTCGCCATAGCTACAAACAGAGTCGAAGTTAAATTCGATGAGCTGAACGCAATGGCTTATGAAGCAGCTAGGAAGTCTGTAATATCTGTGTACTCAGAGGGACAATGA
- a CDS encoding transporter: MPFYGLSREQWLAVLGAWAGWLMDGYTSIAYALAAVTLSHLFFPVSNQVISLIATFGGLATGAIARPIGSLIFGNFIGDKLGRRSMLTVTILGFSIFGASKGLLPTYSQVGILAPILIYLILFIEGMFAGAEYGGGTSLALENVPIDKRAFIGAFIQSGFGTGYFIISLVYSGIYNLFLNNFQMIGWRIFFLTCLAPGILTLVIRLISKETPVFEEMRNREEILKVPIKTLFKDSYIQILIGLLITSGLLYINNATFNIYPTVMSLSNIQGGLIGIGVAIINLISLFGVWTGGLLANLISGRKRPMLIYAILFTVSIYPILYFGITNNFTTATTVFSIQAFLEAMIFSTLPSFLSEQFSKKYRTTGVGFTYNGGAIIGGFSISIIFAISTYIGLFNSWFINLTIASIAMIIGILISKETYYIGKEDPIRK; this comes from the coding sequence ATGCCTTTTTATGGCTTAAGTAGGGAACAGTGGTTAGCCGTACTGGGGGCGTGGGCAGGATGGCTTATGGATGGCTATACCAGCATAGCTTATGCATTGGCTGCTGTAACCCTATCTCACCTCTTCTTTCCTGTATCAAACCAAGTCATAAGTCTCATAGCCACGTTTGGAGGTTTAGCCACTGGTGCAATTGCAAGACCCATAGGCTCTCTAATATTCGGTAATTTCATCGGGGATAAACTAGGAAGAAGAAGTATGCTTACTGTTACCATATTAGGCTTTTCCATATTCGGAGCCTCTAAGGGTTTACTTCCTACTTATTCTCAAGTTGGTATTTTAGCTCCCATCCTAATCTACTTAATCCTTTTTATTGAGGGAATGTTTGCAGGAGCGGAATATGGGGGAGGTACGTCTTTAGCTCTTGAAAATGTGCCAATCGATAAGAGAGCTTTTATCGGTGCATTCATTCAGAGCGGATTTGGAACTGGATACTTCATAATAAGTCTTGTTTACTCTGGTATTTACAACCTGTTCTTGAACAATTTTCAAATGATAGGCTGGAGGATATTCTTCCTGACATGCCTTGCACCTGGTATTCTAACTCTCGTCATTAGATTGATATCAAAAGAGACTCCCGTCTTTGAGGAAATGAGAAATAGGGAGGAAATATTGAAGGTTCCTATAAAGACTCTATTTAAGGACTCGTATATTCAAATACTGATTGGTCTACTGATAACCAGCGGATTGCTTTACATCAATAACGCCACCTTTAACATATATCCAACAGTTATGAGTCTCAGCAATATTCAAGGAGGACTGATAGGGATTGGAGTTGCTATAATAAACCTTATCTCGCTTTTCGGTGTTTGGACAGGAGGACTTTTGGCTAACTTGATCTCTGGTAGAAAGAGACCAATGTTAATTTACGCCATATTGTTCACAGTGTCTATTTATCCAATTTTATACTTTGGTATTACTAACAATTTTACAACGGCAACTACGGTGTTTAGTATACAGGCTTTTCTAGAGGCAATGATATTCTCCACTTTACCATCCTTCCTCAGTGAACAATTCAGCAAAAAATATAGGACAACCGGTGTCGGTTTCACTTACAATGGAGGTGCTATAATTGGAGGGTTTTCCATTAGTATAATATTCGCAATTTCCACCTATATAGGACTCTTCAATTCATGGTTCATTAACTTGACCATTGCATCAATAGCTATGATCATAGGTATTTTGATATCCAAAGAGACATATTATATTGGCAAAGAGGATCCAATAAGGAAGTGA
- a CDS encoding 3-oxoacyl-ACP reductase, translating into MDIDRLFSVKGMNAVVLGASSGIGKAIAEMFSEMGGKVVLSDIDEEGLKRLSDSLKSRGHEVNHMKCDITDLDQVKELVNLSLSVYGNVDALYVTPSINVRKSIENYTYEDFEKVINVNLKGNFMVVKEFLPVMKNNKRGGSVVLFSSIRGTVVEPGQSVYAMTKAGIIQLAKVAAAEYGKYNIRVNVIAPGVVDTPLTRQIKSDPEWFKAYTEKTILKRWATPEELASVALFLAMPASSYITGTVIYVDGGWTAIDGRYDPKV; encoded by the coding sequence ATGGACATTGATAGACTCTTTTCAGTAAAAGGTATGAACGCTGTTGTTTTAGGAGCATCGAGTGGTATAGGAAAAGCCATAGCTGAGATGTTCTCGGAAATGGGAGGCAAAGTCGTACTGAGCGATATTGATGAAGAAGGATTAAAGAGGCTCTCTGACTCCCTGAAGTCTAGAGGTCATGAAGTAAACCACATGAAATGTGACATAACTGATCTCGATCAGGTAAAGGAATTAGTCAATTTATCTTTGTCCGTTTACGGAAATGTAGATGCTCTGTACGTTACACCTTCAATTAATGTTAGAAAATCTATTGAGAATTACACTTATGAGGACTTTGAAAAGGTTATAAACGTTAACCTCAAGGGAAATTTTATGGTTGTAAAGGAATTTCTCCCCGTTATGAAAAATAATAAGCGAGGGGGTAGTGTGGTTCTCTTCTCGTCCATTAGGGGAACCGTTGTGGAGCCTGGACAGAGTGTTTATGCTATGACCAAGGCAGGAATAATACAGTTAGCTAAAGTGGCAGCAGCTGAATACGGTAAGTACAACATTAGAGTAAATGTGATAGCTCCAGGTGTCGTAGATACACCACTGACCAGACAAATAAAGAGTGATCCAGAATGGTTTAAGGCATATACCGAAAAGACCATATTGAAGAGATGGGCAACACCAGAAGAACTTGCTAGTGTGGCACTTTTCCTAGCCATGCCTGCCTCCTCATATATTACAGGAACCGTAATATACGTTGATGGGGGATGGACTGCAATAGATGGTAGATATGATCCAAAGGTGTAA
- a CDS encoding succinyl-diaminopimelate desuccinylase encodes MDLLEDKFEEIEKEALDRLKEIIKIPTENPPGINYQKIVDKLDEILRDLGYKTEIFNPSEEELKRLVRFGEGDRPNLVGYIGNGGTRIAFNGHYDVVPAGYGWTVSPYLAIVKDGKLYGRGSADMKSGIIAGIYAVELLKRAKSLPSNLQVIQTFVPDEETVGNVNAGSHYLVEKGVLKRGKVDYVIFTEPTGSDNICYGHRGAIWAIVKIYGKKSHGGFPQLGVDAVKVSMKIIQELYNSIPDTVSRYNIIPEVSKRPSVLVGTIRCGSWMNTVADYCELSIVRRLIPEENLYDVRGKIINVIERVTMDYKAKYDYDEFYSVETITSDVKNEIYEVMRRKIKEVRQREPELVLSPGTFDMRFTVKEGIPSINYGPGKIEQAHVTDEYVEIKDFFDSIKVLSLTLLELSKTIK; translated from the coding sequence ATGGACTTGTTAGAGGATAAATTTGAGGAGATCGAGAAGGAGGCTTTAGATCGTTTAAAGGAGATTATTAAGATACCGACCGAGAACCCTCCAGGGATAAACTACCAAAAGATTGTGGATAAACTTGATGAGATCTTAAGAGATTTAGGCTACAAGACAGAGATCTTTAACCCCTCTGAAGAGGAATTAAAGAGACTGGTTAGGTTTGGAGAAGGGGATAGACCAAACCTAGTTGGATATATAGGTAATGGAGGAACTAGGATTGCGTTCAATGGTCATTATGACGTAGTTCCCGCAGGATATGGTTGGACTGTAAGTCCTTATTTAGCTATTGTAAAGGATGGTAAATTATATGGCAGAGGCTCAGCTGACATGAAGTCAGGGATCATTGCAGGGATATATGCCGTTGAGTTGTTAAAAAGAGCAAAATCATTACCTTCCAATTTGCAGGTAATACAGACATTTGTTCCAGATGAGGAGACTGTTGGAAACGTAAATGCTGGATCCCATTACCTTGTGGAAAAAGGTGTTTTAAAGAGAGGTAAAGTGGATTACGTCATATTCACGGAGCCTACAGGTTCTGATAATATATGTTATGGTCATAGGGGAGCTATATGGGCAATTGTGAAAATATATGGAAAGAAAAGCCATGGGGGGTTTCCTCAACTAGGAGTAGACGCTGTGAAAGTATCCATGAAAATAATACAAGAATTATACAATTCCATTCCAGACACAGTCTCTAGATACAATATCATACCAGAGGTTTCCAAGAGACCTTCAGTACTAGTTGGAACTATAAGATGTGGGAGTTGGATGAATACGGTAGCTGATTATTGTGAATTGAGTATAGTGAGAAGACTAATTCCAGAGGAAAATCTTTATGACGTGAGAGGTAAAATTATCAACGTCATAGAGAGGGTTACAATGGACTATAAGGCTAAGTACGATTATGATGAGTTTTATTCAGTGGAGACAATCACCTCAGATGTGAAAAACGAAATATATGAAGTAATGAGGAGGAAAATCAAGGAGGTCAGGCAAAGGGAACCAGAGCTAGTGTTATCCCCTGGAACTTTTGATATGAGATTTACCGTCAAGGAGGGGATTCCATCAATAAACTATGGACCAGGAAAAATAGAACAGGCTCATGTCACAGATGAGTATGTGGAAATAAAAGACTTCTTCGATAGTATCAAAGTGTTGAGCTTAACGCTATTAGAACTAAGTAAGACCATCAAGTAA
- a CDS encoding allantoate amidohydrolase, with amino-acid sequence MDENRFVETFHKLSNIGWTEDGAMRVALTEHDIQARIELTKILSSLGAEINVDDAGNIIANIAGESEDKIAIGSHMDSVPYGGKYDGFYGVMAGLEILRGLRGHGVHTNHTISLIDFTNEEGSRFKPSLMGSGLTTGVFNREYVYSVVDKDGITFEKALERSGFLGNESNRIVHNKPKFYLELHIEQGPVLEEEGFQIGIPLGIAGLSVYEFKFKGQSSQAGPTPMGRRRDALVGASKFITSIRDYARSTRDLRATVGIMNLKPNIYNAIPGEVTLTLDLRSIEKEDRERAVREAKRLAEEIANQENLEIEEKHLWTAEQVKFDKEVVSIIEKACNQLGLKYKFLYSWAGHDAQYMIRVSRVGMIFIPSHLGISHSKEEYSSDRDMVNGLRVLAKTVELLDGLT; translated from the coding sequence ATAGACGAGAATCGCTTCGTAGAAACATTCCATAAACTGAGTAACATTGGATGGACTGAAGACGGAGCCATGAGGGTAGCTCTGACTGAACATGACATACAGGCAAGGATTGAACTTACCAAAATTCTTTCCTCTTTAGGGGCTGAAATTAACGTTGATGATGCAGGCAATATAATAGCAAATATAGCAGGTGAAAGTGAGGACAAGATAGCTATAGGTTCACATATGGACTCTGTACCCTATGGAGGAAAATATGATGGATTTTATGGAGTAATGGCAGGTTTAGAAATATTAAGAGGATTACGAGGACATGGAGTTCACACCAATCACACCATTTCGCTTATCGATTTCACAAATGAGGAGGGATCAAGGTTTAAACCCTCACTCATGGGTTCAGGTCTGACAACAGGAGTCTTCAACAGGGAGTACGTATACTCTGTAGTTGATAAAGATGGTATAACGTTTGAAAAAGCCCTAGAGAGATCGGGTTTTTTAGGCAATGAGAGTAACAGAATAGTTCACAATAAGCCTAAATTTTACCTTGAGTTACATATTGAACAAGGACCGGTCCTAGAGGAGGAAGGATTCCAGATAGGCATCCCCTTAGGAATAGCTGGATTAAGTGTATATGAATTCAAGTTTAAAGGTCAATCTAGTCAGGCAGGACCAACACCAATGGGTCGGAGAAGGGATGCACTAGTAGGTGCTTCAAAATTTATCACGAGTATAAGGGATTATGCCAGAAGTACCAGAGATCTAAGAGCAACTGTAGGTATAATGAACCTGAAACCCAATATTTATAATGCCATACCTGGCGAAGTGACATTAACTCTTGACCTGAGAAGTATAGAAAAGGAGGATAGGGAGAGAGCAGTAAGAGAGGCTAAGAGGCTAGCTGAAGAGATTGCAAATCAAGAGAACCTAGAGATAGAGGAGAAACATTTGTGGACTGCTGAGCAGGTTAAATTTGATAAGGAAGTTGTAAGCATTATCGAGAAGGCTTGTAATCAACTTGGGTTAAAGTACAAGTTCTTATACAGTTGGGCTGGTCATGATGCTCAATACATGATAAGAGTCTCAAGGGTGGGCATGATATTCATACCATCTCACCTCGGTATAAGCCATTCCAAAGAGGAGTATTCGTCTGATAGGGACATGGTCAACGGTTTAAGAGTACTAGCGAAGACTGTGGAATTACTTGATGGTCTTACTTAG